The DNA window GCAATTTTATGTTGCTTCTATCCATAGAATACTGCACACTCTCCCTTTCTGGTGATCAAATGCATGTGACCAATAGATAATGTTTCTGGTATTTGGACTGTACTAGAGAAATGCTGAGAAATTCTTATACTCCAATTCTCCTTTTCTTGTGTAATGAGAACTATCACTAGTCTTTTGCTTCCCTTTTCCCACTCAATAAAGGCTGGGAGGTAAACTCCTTTACCTATCATTCAAGGACTTCTACCTTGCCTATCCTTATCATTTGCTACTTTTCTTGACACATCTTGTCTTCCAAACAAAAAGGACTGCTTTATCTTCTCCTTTCCCATCCTACCCTCTATCTCTATACCCTTGTTCCCACTGTCCCTCCAACATCGAATATAGGCTTCTCCCCAAATCCTTCAATGTTCCATTCAAAAGTTATCTTCTCTGTGAAGTTCTATCCATGTCATCAGGTGAAAGTaagctctccttcctcaaatttctcatgacACTTTTCAAAGCACTTCTTTGGCACTATCACATTCTATTCTGTATCATTCTTGTCTACTTACTCATTTTAAAATCACTTATTAGACTCTAAGCTAATAAATGGATACTTAAAGTTTGTTGAAATTAATGTTCAATTAAAGTGTTATAATTAATGCATTTAATTTCAAAAGTCATTACATGTATAATTCCCAGTTTCAGATATTATACTTTAGATTAGCTGTTTCCTGATGATGGGCAGAGTCATTTGGCTCTTACTAGTAAGCCATCAACATAAGATCATCCATATATAGCATGTGCATTCTTGGGAACTTATTGATTTAGATGATAGCCCTCCTTCACTTGACTCCTACATTCTGGAGTTCATTTTTCTATAAAACCCATAGCTCTCTGTCCATTGACTGGAATGTTAGGGTAGCTAGGTGTGCAGTCGATCAACTGCTGGAcccagaactgagttcaaatacagctctAGACACAAACTaactatgtgacactggacaggtcacttagcttctatctgcttcagtttcttcacctatctTTGTCAACTCAATTAAGGGAGGTAATGGAGAAGGGAGCAGTGTGAATGTCTGCCCTTTTTTCCACCCACCCCTTCTTCCATATATACTTGGTACATTGGAATATAACATTCAATGTTTGTTAAGTTGACAGGGCTCATGATGGTGTTGGGATCTTTTCAATCATAAGAATCAAGATCACttaaaatgtttttcctctgAGTCTTCTGTGAACCTAAGTAGGCTGAAATTGATATTCTCTAAATCATCTCAAATGTTGCTAAAGCCTACATGATGTTAATGCTGAATCTGGAGAAGTCATGGGGGACCTCCACTTTGTGCCTCCACAGACTCTGACAAAATATTCAGGTATGCTACATATATTCAAATGAAAGAATCAACTGTATTAAAAAATCCTTAAAGATTGTGTTTTGTTATAGATAGAGAAATAATGCCATTCAAAGTTGTCTCTAGTTCAGTTTTTTGAGTGTACATCTGTACTCTTTGTGAGTTAGCCTCAGTCATAAGAATCTTCCTCTTTGCATCTCACATAGACCCTTATTTTGCATCTCTCATTTGCAAACACCTTGGAATATTACTCATTAGTTTCATTTGAGTTGGTGCTCTCACATTTCCATGCTAGAATTGAAACTCCACGAGGGGCCATGTCATTTCTCAACTTTGtatcctgtgtaatttaagattctaaatgtggattctaatgtgttcccccagtttgggggaaactgactaaaaatcactgataaaacgagtttaggtttttaagggtttattggaaaatagaaagaaaaagattgagaacagaattctaacagcctggcattcctatcttgcctcaaatttcctgtgaagttctctgccgccaccaccatcaaatccggaagccaaaaaggcccccgctctctgtgcaggctccctttcctccttcctgtctcctcccagatcataggaggctcctccagttgattggctggtagacttgatagacagcacccatgagcaaacgtcatttcctgacgccaaggaaaagccacaatgcctctgaggcattttcctcatggtggagctctccatagcaagtctccagtaggtggcatcattccaatcattacaatcccCTAACATTTCTCCCTTAGTGTGTCTAATTCAGTACtctgcacacagcaggcacttggTAAATGAGCTCAGGAAGGCTAAAGGAAAGGATAGTTTGTGAGTGTGGAGGTCATGATCATCTTAAAATTATGACTGGATAGGGAGGGTTTGGTAAGGCCCTATCCTGTGTGCAGAAGGTTGGAGATCTCTGCATGTGTGCCTCAGTAGAAATGAACACCATAAGCAGGTTATGTGTGAACATATCTTGGAGGGACAGAATTGAATGGAGACATAAAACTGTACTCTGAGTGTAAGACTGAATCTCTCTTCTATTCAGACAGCCATGGCATGAAATTTGGGTAACAAATGTTATGGTAATAATGATTAATTAGTTTGAGCAATTCTGCCTAGGAGATGGAATAAACCTCAGATTATTTGGACTATTACCTTCACTGGGAACTTGGTTGTTCCTCATGCTGGTCTTTCAATTGAGAGAAACGGTACCTCTTGGGAGAGGTGTAACTGTCAAGGGAGTGGGGCATGTAATGACTGTGGGTCAAAGATTGGAGGCCAAACTATAAGCAAAGAAATTTATTAACATGTTATGGAATACTGTTCTTGCTGAATagcagcttcagtttcctcgggTAAAGATTTGGTTTTTATGACATTTCAGGTGCACTTAGAATACACAACTAATCAGAAGAATTTTGTAGTAACTTAGGATAGATAAGTAAAGCATTGAGAGAGACATGGGGAGTCAGCCAAGGGAGAAAAAGACAGTATTTGAAATGTTACTCGTCAGACttattataagaaaatattttctgtttaaGGGTAAGAGACAAGGGAAAATGTCCCCATACTTTTGTAATTGTGAAAGAAGCCCTTTAAGATAAAACCATAGGGGATTTTATCTAAGGACAACAAACAGTTTTTATAGAAGTAGATATAACCACCCCTCTACCATGTCCTTgcataattgattatattttattttatttctccttcaattGGAGTTGACGATCTTCTAACATCATGCCACCAGATAGATGGTTGGAGGATTCGTCCATCAAGATGTTGGAaaataattgtttcctatttttcctcctatGACCATTATAATTTCTTTCAAAGCTTTACAATATTTCCTTCCTTAGCTCTTTCTCATTTACTCTTTGATTCAACTTCTTTTGCAAAAAAGCCCCAAACAACTCTTCTCTTTGTTCATGAATTTCCTCCATATATATCATGCTATTTCTGTATCTCATCCTCCCTCTAATATGTTAGGATCTTAGAGTTGCCACTGTACTAGTTCACTTGTCTGACCACTTGGCCATTGTGAGCTGGCATCACTAAAGATATAGTTTAGATCAAGATTAAAGGAGGGTCAATATGACTAAGAAATACattactctgggggcagctaggtgttgcagtggataaagcactggctctggattcaggaggacctgagttcaaatctggcctcaaacacttgacacttactagctgtgtgaccctggacaagtcatttaaccttcattgcccccccccccaaaaaaaaagaaaagaaaaagaaatacattacTCTTATATTTCATGccaaaaaatatttgttagagAAGACTTCATTGTACCTCTCTCAGAGGACACTTGAAGCTAACAAGCTCTATGGTCCCCTTTACATACATCCTTCCCCAGTTGAAAGGAAATGGTCAAAAAGGtgaacagtgtgtaaggacccTCTCCTGTAAGATTTGAAAAGTCATTAGGGAGCCTCACAAAGAAACCTGAGGGGGGTTTGCAAAGACCATATTCTTGCCTCATACCTTAACCTTATCTCCATTTTCATTGTACTCTTGTCTGCTTGTATTTTTGTCTCTGCATGCCCACAATCACAGGCTCATCACTCCTTTTGTCTGGTCCTCTTCCAGAGAAAACTCTTCCATTAACAAAGTTCCCTTactgctcccccaccccattgTCTGAGATTGAATCCCTCTGCTTTTTCTTCCAATAAATATCCTCTTGCTGTTAGAGCTTGGCTCTAAGAACATGAATCTTAACAGTGACAATTAAGTACTGCTCTTGCTTTTAATCCATCTAGTGTGATGGTTAAGTACATCATGATAACAACAGGCAAATTTAGGGATGTTTTTTACCAACAGCTCGAAGCAAAGCATCCTTGACCTCTTTGTTCCTTAGGCTGTACACTACTGGGTTCAGCAGTGGGGTGATGACAGTATAAGTCACTGAAATCAATTGGTCCTGATCTCTGGTATTCTCTGACTTGGGCTTCAGATAGGCAATGGCGGCACAGCCATAGTGGACAATGACCACGGTGAGGTGAGAGGCACATGTGGCGAAGGCCTTCTGCCGACCCTCAGCAGAGGCAATTTTAAGAATGGTGGAAATAATGAGGACATACGAGATGAAAACCAAGCCCATAGGCACTAAAAGCACTAAGACACTGATTATTAGAGTTAAGATCTCATTGATGGTGGTATCAATGCAGGAAAGTTTCATCACAGGCCGGATATCACAGAAGAAGTGGGCCACTTCTATGCCACAAAATGGCAACCTGAACACAGAGGTCACCTGTGTCATTGCTACAATCAAACCAATGCTAAGTGCCCCCCACACCAGCAGGGCACACACCTTCCTATTCATGATGACTGTATACCTCAGTGGGTTGCAGATGGCCACATAGCGATCATACCCCATTGCTGTGAGCAGGAAACAGTTATTGATGCCAAAGGtgacaaaaaagaacatttgggTAGCACAGCCTGGCAGGGAGATGGACTTATCCCTGCACACAAGGCTGAACAGCATCCGTGGGATAATGACTAATGAGTACAAAGTCTCAGAAGTAGACAACATGCTCAGGAAGAAGTACATAGGTGTGTGGAGGTGATGGTCAATTCGGATGATTATCACAATAATGATATTGCCAGCCAGGGTAAAAATGTACAGGACCAGGAAAACTACAAAGAGTGTGATCTGATTTTCCTGGAAACTGGAGAATCCTTGAAAAAAAAACTCACTCACCTCTGTGTGGTTATGTCTCTTCATTGAGTCACCTTCAGTtctgaaggggaagggaacagagtTGAAGATTTCCTATCAAAAGAATTCTCATAACGATAAAAAATTCTCATAACTAAATGAGCTTCGGTCTTCTCTGTAATTGAGGGAGCATTTATTTCCTTGATACAGGAGAGATGGGTGTCTTTCTCAGGGAAATAACATGGGTTTTAATTAAAAGACGTGGGGCAAAAGTATAGCTTTGCTAATTACCTTAGTaaccttgggtaagccacttcTTAAGCCCCTTCAATGTCATAAGACCGTGGACCTAGACCTAGAAGGGTTTCTACTAGTCAAACCTCCCTTCTTTtctagataaggaagctgagctACCTAGAGATTttataacttgcccaaagtcagagaggtagtaagcatcagagatgggatttgaacacagagtCACGGTTCTTTACCCTAAACCATGTTGCCTcttattatgttaaaaaaaaaaaaagtcctggaaGAGGTGATTTCTATGGCCCTTTTATATCTCTTCATCTCAtaattcttttgcttttccttcctaAATTACAGCTTAGTTGAGCCCTGCTTGCAGAAATCCTCTTTGTAGCAATAGTCATCCCAATCAGTCACATACAACAATTTCTTGAGTTTCTCAGGGTTAGCATATTTTCTTCACTTACTTTTCACTATGTGTGCTTTGTTCATTCCCCACTCTGTGGATTTACTCATACAATTCCTCCCACCTGAAAtaaccttcttttcttcccctactTTTCCTAATTCTCCAAACACTAGTTCAAGTCCCATGTCATTtatgaagtcttctctgattgATATCTCTATTCTTTGAACTCCTACTGTACTTTAAAAATTTCATTCTGAAGttaagaaaacaagcatttccataatagaatagaaaaaagagattgcacatgaaattgcaaaactattatgtacaacttgctatttcatatatatatatatatatatatatatatataagttatcCTGTAATTTCCCCACTTTTTTCCCTATCCTCtcctaccctagagatggctaccattagatacgtatatatatatatatatataaaatcattctatacatacttttatttatcagctATTTCTTGATGCAGATAAtgccttccttcatatgtcctttgtaattaatttgtttatttatcatagccaaaatgacttagtcactcaaagttgttcttaaaacaacatttctggggcagcttggtggtgcagtggataaagcaccggccctggattcaggaggacctgagttaaaatccagtgtcagacacttgacgcttactagctgcatgactctgggcaagtcacttagcccttattgtcccacaaaacaaacaaacaaacaacaaaaagccccaaacaaacaatattgctgttactgtgattTCAAATATTGAggcagaaaatgacaaatgttggggggatattgaaaaattggaatactaattcactgttggtgaaactgtgaactAATCTAACCTTTTTGGAGAGCAagctggaattatgcccaaagagttattaaactgcctacaCCCTTTGATCCTACTCTACTTACACAGCTTTGTACTTAACTATCTTTTAATTACTTCATATAGGTTAGTATTGTGGCTCTCCCTAGAGTATAGGCTTCTTGAAGGCCTTAGGCCATGTTGTGTATTTCTGTGTGTCCTCTATAGTGATTAGTACTGGGCTAGGTAGATTAGGATTTCAATAAAAGCTTCCACTCCTACTACCCTTGGCTTGTGATTGGTGGGTATTCATCTTATCTTGCTCTGGACAATATCTATCATGTTATCTCCATGTCATGTCTTTCCTATGCCTTTCAaacacacgtacacatacatgcatgcacacacatatacactctgCTGTAtgacagtggatagaccactggatttgaagtacaagaaatctgaattcaaatcctgcctcagacatttccttagctatgtgaccctgggtaagtcactaaacctctgtctgccttagtttctgcATCCATAAAATTGtaataattatagcatctacctcccatagTTATCGTaagaattgaatgagataatatatgtaaaatgctttgtaaaccttaaagttctatatcaGTGTTAACTATAGTTATTGAAACTTTCTCTCTCAGAATAGAGACCAAATCAGAACTACCATTCCTAGATATCTGGAAAGGACATGTCAATAATCTGTCCCATGACTTAGATCACCATTCCTTTTCACTTCTTCTTGGCCTCTCCCCCCAAtttttgttgtcttcctctaccagaatgtaagatccttgaggtcagggactgtaaTGTTTTCTTCCACTTGTATCCCCATTGCCTGGAACACAGGAAACActtaaagaatgtttttttaaaaaattaatttattaaataatcaATTAATACCAACCTAGAGTTATCTAGTTTATACATAAATCCTCACCATATTATGCTTGTAaaaagtcatctagtctttgTGTAATCATATTCATAGGTGGCCCTTACTCCCTATGGTAGCTTATTACATTTGGAGATAGGTATAAGTGCTAGGAACTCCTTCCCTATATTCATCTGAAGTTTGCCTTTCTATTGCTGCTACCTCCTAGTCTTAGTTCTCTCTTCTGAGTGGAGAACTAAGCAAAATATGGCTAATCCCTTTTCCATGAAGCAACTCATCATATATTTGAAGATTGTAGCTAAATCCTTCCATTAGTGTTTCCTCCTTCAGTCTAAACATTCTCTGTTTCTTAACCATTTTTCATGTGACATAAGTATACTTCACCAGGAAGATAACCCTTCTTTATACAAGTTCCAGCTTGCCAATGTCTCCTTAAATGTTCCTCTGAAAACCATACTGTAGATGAGGTAACTAGGTGGTGatgtgaatagagtgctgggcttgtagttgggaaaacctgagtttaaagctGAGCCCAGATGCTTaatcactgtgtgactctggacaggtcactttatgtctctcagcctcagtttctttgtctattaGATGGGGGTAGTAATAGCACCCATtttacaaggttgttatgaagatcagatgagatactatgtgaaaaacattttgcaaaccttaatgcattATATAATgcgatgatggtggtggtggtggtggtggtggtggtggtggtggtggtgatgatatctGGCCAGGGCAGAAGACTGTGGGATGATTATCTCTCTCATATTTACTGATTTTATTGATAACATCATGTTCCTGTAGTCTTCTTTTTCATATGACCAACAATGAAAGTTAAGATACTTTCTTCAGTTCTCATGACTTCTAAAACCTTTCCATAGTTGTAATATGCACAAGAGATAATGCAGTTTCAGCTATTATCATGATCCAAGACATCAATGACCCCAATGAAGTAAGAATTCAATGACTAATATCAGAGAAGGCTAATCCTTAATCCCCTACTTTTACCTCTGCTTTATGACTCAACAACCTTAGGCAAAGCTACACCAGCTAATTCACAGGGTTataacagagttcaaatcttttttcttcAACTCCCTCCTCCTACTGCTacagaaaactagaaaacagaatCTTGCTCTGACTGGCACTATAGTAGTGTCAAAAGTACTCTGTGCTACAACAGTGTTCAGCCAGAGAACTGGGGAGTAAAGAGAACTAGGGTAGAAAAACAGAGAATGTGTGGAACCACCAGGATTGTAAAAACCCCCAAATCCATCTAAGGCAAATGATAAGGTTACTTAGGACAGATATTACAGCCTGTAAATTATGAATTGCCCAGTGTTAGAGGAAGCTGAGCCAACTCTAAGGTCTAGCTCCCAGAGAAACCATCATCAAAAGGGAAGAAACCAGAAAGTGAGCAATAAgttaatacaaacaaaaaagaatgaagttacTCAAGATCTTAGGAGAGAGAACTCTTAGTTAAAGATTCTGAACATAAGCAAGTAAGTCAAAAGAGAAGATACTAATAAAAGAAGAGTATATGGCCTCCAGAAAAGTTGAATGAGTCCAGATATatctgaataaatattgcaagacaaaGAAGAATAAATCAGCACCTGAGATTCTGAAGAGAGCACATGGAACACGGTAGGGTATTCCAAAATGGTTTAAAAGAGGAACGATaattgtgaaagcagaatttatggtcTGCATAGTGGAAATATGAATCCACTATGGCAAGTCTtaccaaagaaatagaagaaaaaataattgattaGGAATAGAACTACTACAAATAAATAAgggacaatctggaagaagaaaagcaaaaagcaataacTTTCAAAGAAAACAtgatcggggggcagctaggttgcgcagtggataaagcaccggccctggattcaggagtacctgagttcaaatccggcctcagacacttgacacttactagctgtgtgaccccgggcaagtcacttaacccccattgccccgcaaaaaaaaagaaaaagaaaaaaaagaaaaaaaaaagaaaaaagaaaacatgatctcCAAATAAAGCAAAAGGTATTACTCTCAAAGACAGGATGCACAGAGAAAACTTAAGGATTTAATTTGTTGTCTCACATAGGAACACAAGTCAAAAAacatgaacattaaaaaaaaacatgaacatcaaaatgcaagaaataatacatataagaaaattgcccagaaacCATGAAAACAAAGTGCCTCTGAAAAGAATCCACATTAGctccaggaaaacaaaaacaaaaacaaaaatctatccTGAAAATTCTAAGACATATGGTTGAATTTAACAATTACaatgacaaacaaaaaaatcttcaagTGATCAGGGGAAAGAccttcaaaaataaagaaaattagaatattagaaaagtaaaCTATTCTGCAGCCACCAGTAACCACAAGAATGGATAGGACAATGTAAAGGCGCTCAAAATGAAAACTAAGATCACATACTTTGACAATCTGAGCCTAACTATTAATgaaaaagatggatatttaatgaaagaagGTGTTCAAAGCATTCCTAGAAATAAAACCAGTCCTGAAGatattatttgcttttcaaactCTCCATgcaatataaatataagaaaggTAAACAAATATTGCAActaagaacaaaagcaaaagcatACCAATGGAGAGATGATTAAGAGATTacttttgaggcagctaggtggtgtagtggataaagcactggccctagattcaggaggacctgagttcaaatctggcctcagacacttgacactagctgtgtgaccctgggcaagtcacttaaccctcattgccctgccccccaaaattacaTTCTAAAATTATACTAAGAGACAAGAGTGAAAGCAGAAGTCACATAGAATTAGTATGGATAAATAGGCCCGAAGTATCAGGAATAAACCTCACAACACCTTGCCTACAGGTGCTTATAGGTGAATCAATGTTTTTGTGTAACTAAATTATAGAATGTGAGGACACATAAAAGGGGatagagaggaagaagataaaaagaaatgtgtGATGTGCCTTAATCAaatcagatattagctctaaggAGAAGAGGGACTATAAAAGAATTGGCAGGGTTTGAAATatgggaaaaaaagggggaagattTGTTTAAATGATGGGATGGGGTACTATTGAAGAATATTCCAATGGAGGAA is part of the Dromiciops gliroides isolate mDroGli1 chromosome 4, mDroGli1.pri, whole genome shotgun sequence genome and encodes:
- the LOC122725798 gene encoding olfactory receptor 10J1-like, which codes for MKRHNHTEVSEFFFQGFSSFQENQITLFVVFLVLYIFTLAGNIIIVIIIRIDHHLHTPMYFFLSMLSTSETLYSLVIIPRMLFSLVCRDKSISLPGCATQMFFFVTFGINNCFLLTAMGYDRYVAICNPLRYTVIMNRKVCALLVWGALSIGLIVAMTQVTSVFRLPFCGIEVAHFFCDIRPVMKLSCIDTTINEILTLIISVLVLLVPMGLVFISYVLIISTILKIASAEGRQKAFATCASHLTVVIVHYGCAAIAYLKPKSENTRDQDQLISVTYTVITPLLNPVVYSLRNKEVKDALLRAVGKKHP